Proteins from a single region of Phycisphaeraceae bacterium D3-23:
- the fliD gene encoding flagellar filament capping protein FliD has product MGQITTGVGLISGLDIAGIVDQLVSIEARPRTLLQNRNEVLRSQQVAFQEINARLLSLKNASSGFSGDALFSSTVANSSNDNVLTASSGVGAVPGTYSFIVNRLVAAQQTISQGFADASSTPVAPSGTTLTFDRGEARLDSQTRLANLNGGAGINRGFIRITDRSGATALVDLTSVVTVDDVIDKINQTTGANVFAEVDGDRLRVTDASGSTAGDLLITDVGVTATATSLGLAGNGSTDGVGGDDSLTGLKINTVGEDTLLASLNDGKGVRGGVGTAFTITAAGGATVNVDLANALTLGDVFEQIETQSGGVLSALANADGTGIQIIDSSGGGGGFAITAGGAPNALADLGLVVGADNDADGVIAGGRVIAGINSKLVGGLFGGQGVAGITGEGQVPVTTATNIADLFQGTGASTNGDGNRDIQFVAKDNPGQNYNFDLDAYTTLGDFFNAVSTNTGGRITLSIQNRAIVVTDNTGGAGKLSVNDGTFGATSATTLGIAGVHDGNVATGVNLDPQGTPVSGSQVDFTNSLGVSTTIDFGSATSVADILDSINDSGLGLTASVNSAGTGIQIVDNAGGLGDLIIADSTGSAAQQLGIEGSFAQGVADTGDLEFSYLNGGTRLDALGVERGRFTIRDSDGDTATVDITQGNENTIDDLLSEINSRGLDILARVNDTGDGIIIEDLGSGAVAIEIEEDGSTTARDLGLLGTATAAGADFAGSFERTIDVSATDSLQDVANLINDANIGVSASVINDGSPAAPFRLSLSSETAGSGGAFTFDDGVADLGASTLSRAQDAVVFYGGNDPTNSIIIESKSNTLSSVIPGADITLLTTSDQPTQVTIARDDEAVIASANDFVTGFNALIDTLDKYDSYDAEEEVRGLLLGDSTISRIRSGIYNAVINPNNALTGQFKMLAQVGIRVGAGAKLEFDETKFRQALQTDREAVEALFNFEQFEVDPDTGETTDTLVAQGIGTEIDKLLERLTDTIDGTVQRQLDVIDQQVQLNENRIEDLTDLLQAKRERLQAQFVAMERALADLQDQSSALSQIAAIQPIQRSS; this is encoded by the coding sequence ATGGGCCAAATCACCACCGGCGTCGGCCTGATCAGCGGGCTGGATATCGCGGGGATCGTCGATCAGCTCGTCTCGATCGAGGCCCGGCCACGCACCCTCCTGCAGAATCGCAACGAGGTCCTGCGCTCGCAGCAGGTCGCGTTCCAGGAGATCAACGCCCGGCTGCTCTCGCTCAAGAACGCCTCGTCCGGGTTCTCAGGCGATGCGCTCTTCAGCAGCACGGTCGCCAACAGCTCAAACGACAATGTCCTCACCGCGAGCTCCGGCGTCGGCGCAGTGCCCGGCACGTACAGCTTTATCGTCAACCGCCTGGTCGCCGCACAGCAGACGATCTCGCAAGGATTCGCGGACGCGAGTTCAACGCCCGTCGCGCCCTCCGGCACGACGCTCACCTTCGACCGAGGCGAGGCCCGGCTCGATTCACAGACCCGGCTCGCGAACCTCAACGGCGGGGCGGGTATCAACCGTGGCTTCATCCGCATCACCGACCGCTCGGGCGCGACGGCGCTGGTCGACCTGACCTCGGTCGTGACGGTGGACGATGTCATCGACAAGATCAACCAGACGACCGGCGCGAATGTCTTCGCCGAGGTCGACGGCGACCGCCTCCGGGTCACCGACGCCTCGGGCTCAACCGCAGGCGACCTGCTCATCACCGACGTTGGTGTCACCGCCACCGCGACCTCACTCGGGCTCGCGGGCAACGGCTCGACCGACGGCGTCGGCGGGGACGATTCGCTCACCGGGCTCAAGATCAACACCGTCGGCGAAGACACACTCCTCGCCTCGCTCAACGACGGGAAGGGCGTCCGCGGCGGTGTCGGCACGGCCTTCACTATCACCGCAGCCGGCGGCGCGACCGTCAACGTCGATCTCGCTAACGCCCTGACCCTCGGCGATGTGTTCGAGCAGATCGAGACCCAGTCGGGCGGTGTGCTCTCCGCGCTGGCGAACGCCGACGGCACGGGGATCCAGATCATCGATAGCTCCGGCGGTGGCGGGGGGTTCGCGATCACCGCCGGCGGCGCGCCCAACGCGCTCGCCGACCTCGGGCTGGTCGTCGGGGCCGACAACGATGCCGACGGCGTCATCGCGGGCGGCCGGGTCATCGCGGGGATCAACTCCAAGCTGGTCGGCGGGCTCTTCGGCGGCCAGGGCGTCGCGGGCATCACCGGCGAGGGCCAGGTCCCCGTCACCACCGCGACCAACATCGCCGACCTGTTCCAAGGCACCGGCGCAAGCACGAACGGCGACGGCAACCGCGATATCCAGTTCGTCGCCAAGGACAACCCGGGCCAAAACTACAACTTCGACCTCGACGCCTACACGACGCTGGGTGACTTCTTCAACGCCGTGAGCACCAACACCGGCGGGCGCATCACGCTCTCGATCCAGAACCGCGCGATCGTCGTGACCGACAACACCGGTGGCGCGGGCAAGCTCAGCGTCAACGACGGCACGTTCGGCGCAACCTCCGCGACGACGCTCGGTATCGCCGGGGTCCACGACGGCAACGTTGCGACCGGCGTCAACCTCGACCCGCAGGGCACGCCCGTCTCCGGCTCGCAGGTCGACTTCACCAACTCGCTGGGCGTCTCTACCACCATCGACTTCGGCAGCGCGACCTCCGTTGCCGACATCCTCGACAGCATCAACGACAGCGGGCTGGGCCTGACCGCGTCCGTCAACAGCGCCGGCACGGGCATCCAGATCGTCGACAACGCCGGCGGCCTGGGCGACCTCATCATCGCCGACAGCACCGGCAGCGCCGCGCAGCAACTCGGGATCGAAGGCAGCTTCGCCCAGGGCGTTGCCGACACGGGCGACCTCGAGTTCTCCTACCTCAACGGCGGGACTCGGCTGGACGCGCTGGGTGTCGAACGCGGCCGATTCACCATCCGCGACAGCGACGGCGACACCGCCACCGTCGACATCACGCAGGGTAACGAGAACACCATCGACGACCTGCTCAGCGAGATCAACAGCCGTGGCCTCGACATCCTCGCGCGTGTCAATGACACGGGCGACGGTATCATCATCGAGGACCTGGGCTCCGGCGCCGTTGCGATCGAGATCGAAGAAGACGGCTCCACCACCGCACGCGACCTGGGCCTGCTCGGCACCGCCACCGCCGCCGGAGCCGACTTCGCCGGCTCGTTTGAACGCACCATCGATGTCAGCGCGACCGACTCGCTGCAGGACGTCGCCAACCTGATCAACGACGCGAACATCGGCGTCTCGGCGTCGGTCATCAACGACGGCTCGCCTGCCGCGCCGTTCCGGCTCTCGCTGAGCTCCGAGACCGCGGGCTCAGGCGGGGCGTTTACCTTCGACGACGGCGTCGCCGACCTCGGCGCATCGACCCTGAGCCGGGCCCAGGACGCCGTCGTGTTTTATGGCGGTAACGACCCGACCAACTCCATCATCATCGAGTCCAAGTCCAACACACTCTCCTCCGTCATCCCCGGCGCGGATATCACGCTGCTCACCACGAGCGACCAGCCCACACAGGTCACGATCGCCCGCGACGATGAGGCCGTGATCGCGAGTGCAAACGACTTTGTTACCGGCTTCAACGCCCTGATCGACACACTGGACAAGTACGACTCCTACGACGCCGAGGAAGAGGTCCGCGGGCTGCTGCTGGGCGACAGCACCATCAGCCGGATCCGCTCGGGCATCTACAACGCTGTCATCAATCCCAACAACGCACTCACCGGCCAGTTCAAGATGCTCGCGCAGGTCGGCATCCGCGTCGGCGCCGGGGCAAAGCTCGAGTTCGACGAGACCAAGTTCCGCCAGGCCCTGCAGACCGACCGCGAGGCCGTCGAGGCCCTGTTCAACTTCGAGCAGTTCGAGGTCGACCCCGACACCGGTGAAACGACCGATACCCTCGTCGCCCAGGGCATCGGCACCGAGATCGACAAGCTCCTCGAACGCCTGACCGACACGATCGATGGCACCGTCCAGCGCCAACTCGACGTCATCGACCAGCAGGTCCAGCTCAACGAGAACCGCATCGAAGACCTCACCGACCTCCTCCAGGCCAAGCGTGAACGGCTGCAGGCCCAGTTCGTCGCGATGGAGCGCGCCCTCGCCGACCTCCAGGACCAGAGCTCGGCCCTGTCGCAGATCGCCGCCATCCAGCCGATCCAGCGTTCATCCTAA
- the fliS gene encoding flagellar export chaperone FliS translates to MTPPAPNAYLRNQVLAASPEQLRLMLFDGALRQCRAGLTGLDEKNYDVSYTSISKAQKIVLELSNSLKPDILPDVCEKLAALYTYIYRLLIDASTQRDTAPLNEAIQLLSYERETWVLLMEKNAADAA, encoded by the coding sequence ATGACTCCCCCAGCCCCCAACGCCTACCTCCGGAACCAGGTCCTCGCCGCGAGCCCCGAGCAGCTCCGGCTGATGCTCTTTGACGGCGCGCTGCGCCAGTGCCGTGCGGGGCTCACGGGCCTCGACGAGAAGAACTACGACGTCTCCTACACCAGCATCTCCAAGGCCCAGAAGATCGTGCTCGAGCTCTCCAACTCGCTTAAACCCGACATCCTGCCCGACGTCTGCGAGAAGCTCGCCGCGCTCTACACCTACATCTACCGCCTGCTCATCGACGCCAGCACCCAACGCGACACCGCGCCGCTCAACGAAGCAATCCAGCTCCTGAGCTACGAACGCGAGACCTGGGTCCTGCTGATGGAAAAAAACGCTGCCGACGCCGCGTAG
- the trpS gene encoding tryptophan--tRNA ligase, with protein sequence MKRVLSGLQPSGQLHLGNYAGAIKQFVQLQDTHEMFVFVASYHALTSGRDAELLRANIRQIVVDYIAFGLDPAKSNIYLQQDVPAVTELAWVLSCVCPKHMMDKATSYKDKVAKGLPASVGLYTYPILQAADILSVDPDLVPVGEDQRQHIEITRDLASKFNHYFSSDDDPVFKLPAPMIQKESGVLPGIDGHKMSKSYGNAVDPFMDEKPLRKRIMKIVTDSKGVDDVKDPDGCTVYQMFAGLAGRDDPRTAELADRYRKPGMGYGHAKQALFEMILDEFGEARSKRAALIDDPGYIDQVLKDGAEQADAQVSRVVSRVRAAVGL encoded by the coding sequence ATGAAACGTGTGCTTTCAGGATTACAGCCGTCGGGTCAGCTCCATCTGGGCAACTATGCCGGGGCGATCAAGCAGTTTGTGCAGTTGCAGGACACGCACGAGATGTTCGTCTTTGTCGCGTCGTACCACGCGCTGACCTCCGGGCGCGATGCCGAGCTGCTTCGTGCGAATATCCGGCAGATCGTGGTGGACTACATCGCATTCGGGCTCGACCCCGCGAAGTCGAACATCTATCTTCAGCAGGATGTCCCGGCCGTGACGGAACTCGCTTGGGTCCTGTCGTGCGTCTGCCCCAAGCACATGATGGACAAGGCCACGAGCTACAAGGACAAGGTCGCCAAGGGCCTGCCCGCGTCGGTCGGGCTGTACACCTACCCGATCCTGCAGGCGGCCGACATCCTGAGCGTCGACCCGGACCTCGTGCCCGTCGGCGAAGACCAGCGGCAGCACATCGAGATCACCCGCGACCTGGCGAGCAAGTTCAACCACTACTTCTCGAGCGACGACGACCCGGTCTTCAAGCTGCCCGCGCCGATGATCCAGAAAGAGTCCGGCGTCCTGCCCGGCATCGACGGCCACAAGATGAGTAAGAGCTACGGCAACGCGGTCGATCCGTTCATGGACGAGAAGCCGCTGCGCAAACGCATCATGAAGATCGTTACCGACAGCAAGGGGGTTGATGATGTCAAAGACCCCGACGGCTGCACGGTGTACCAGATGTTTGCAGGGCTGGCGGGTAGGGACGACCCGCGCACAGCGGAGCTGGCCGATCGCTATCGCAAGCCGGGCATGGGGTATGGCCACGCGAAGCAGGCGCTGTTCGAGATGATCCTGGATGAGTTCGGCGAGGCCCGCAGCAAGCGTGCGGCGCTCATCGATGACCCGGGGTACATCGACCAGGTGCTCAAGGATGGGGCGGAGCAGGCGGACGCGCAGGTGTCGCGGGTTGTGTCGCGGGTGCGCGCGGCGGTGGGGTTGTAG
- a CDS encoding phosphoribosylanthranilate isomerase: MTRTRIKICGIKDEAMARAAVDAGADAAGLVFVEASPRYVEVPDAARVVASLPPFVEPVGLFVDDEAEHILRVCHATGVHTVQLHGHESIALLDELPGLRIIKALAFDPDRLDTALAWDADPRVCALLFDAAAGGSGETIDWHALAAVQPGFTKPIIIAGGLTPENVAEAVEVVRPYAVDVSSGVESSRGVKDAGRIAAFCRAVGLMDSSWA, from the coding sequence ATGACACGCACGCGCATCAAAATCTGTGGGATCAAGGACGAGGCGATGGCCCGCGCGGCGGTGGACGCCGGCGCTGACGCGGCCGGGCTGGTGTTTGTCGAGGCGTCGCCGCGCTATGTGGAGGTGCCCGACGCGGCGCGGGTGGTGGCTTCATTACCGCCGTTCGTCGAGCCGGTGGGGTTGTTTGTGGACGATGAAGCCGAGCACATCCTGCGCGTCTGCCACGCGACGGGGGTCCACACCGTACAACTCCACGGCCACGAGTCGATCGCACTGCTTGATGAGCTGCCGGGCCTGCGCATCATCAAGGCCTTGGCGTTTGATCCCGACCGGCTCGACACCGCGCTCGCGTGGGACGCCGACCCGCGCGTCTGTGCCCTGCTATTCGATGCGGCGGCGGGTGGCAGCGGCGAGACGATCGACTGGCACGCACTCGCGGCGGTGCAGCCGGGGTTCACGAAACCCATCATCATTGCGGGCGGGCTGACACCCGAGAACGTCGCGGAGGCGGTCGAGGTGGTCCGGCCGTACGCGGTGGATGTGTCGAGCGGGGTGGAGTCGTCACGCGGCGTGAAAGATGCGGGGCGGATCGCGGCGTTTTGTCGCGCGGTTGGGTTGATGGATTCTTCCTGGGCTTGA
- a CDS encoding UvrD-helicase domain-containing protein, which translates to MDSEHAPVMDDAHTHDDDPLLSDLTAPQREAVVHVDGPLLVLAGPGSGKTRVITRRVAHLIQRVGIAPWNVLAITFTNKAAAEMRDRMATMLTERQAKAVTMCTFHSLCARLLRQYGEQIGLIPGYSIYDTSDQKRAMKQTLEDLEISTKNFPPASMLSAISSAKNELIGPEAFADGASNFYDRTVAKVYKKYAAILEKNHALDFDDLLLKTVELMRDHKPVLDQLRDKYQYVLIDEYQDTNHAQFMIANALASGHQNMMATGDPDQSIYGWRGANIRNILEFEDHYPEAKTVALEQNYRSTPQVLAAADALIQNNRGRKHKRLWTDNAQGEPVQIVTYHDERGEAHGVAETFRELNENGNIAWGQMAVFYRINSLSRVMEDALRDAGIPYQIARGTAFYDRKEIKDAVAYLRAIANPADEVNLLRIINTPARGISATTVKAMQAFSLAENTPMDEVLANPMALTAVNTRAQNSVAKFDKVLQGWRDALQESGPDEAKPESEAAQTPVTISNEESSFRFFVERVLRESGLEDFYRNDKSDPDQERLANLGELVTSAQQFEQELVAEVQADSDGRVMHVPLHDKLLGYLERVALVSDVDAVNSEMGSVTLMTLHAAKGLEFPAVAMIGFEDGLLPHQRANNDDKELEEERRLAFVGITRAEKRLYLSHARSRTVFGIPQSTMRSRFLDELPRDVVEEVDSADDRDPFGDDYSDQPPRSVAAKQASLFPKGSKVRHAQFGIGEVLDVAAMGSISRATVRFNTHGRKTLILQYANLERLDGATGEVITDDGDEDLPF; encoded by the coding sequence ATGGATAGCGAACACGCCCCTGTCATGGACGACGCCCACACGCACGACGACGACCCGCTGCTCAGTGACCTCACCGCGCCTCAGCGCGAGGCGGTCGTGCATGTGGATGGTCCGCTGCTCGTGCTCGCCGGGCCGGGCTCGGGCAAGACGCGGGTGATCACCCGGCGGGTCGCGCACCTGATCCAGCGCGTCGGGATCGCGCCGTGGAACGTGCTGGCGATCACCTTCACCAACAAGGCCGCCGCCGAGATGCGCGACCGCATGGCCACCATGCTCACCGAGCGCCAGGCCAAGGCCGTCACGATGTGTACGTTCCACTCCCTCTGCGCCCGGCTGCTGCGGCAGTACGGCGAACAGATCGGCCTCATCCCCGGCTACTCGATCTACGACACGTCCGACCAGAAGCGGGCGATGAAGCAGACCCTCGAAGACCTTGAGATCAGCACCAAAAACTTCCCGCCCGCGTCGATGCTCTCGGCGATCAGCAGCGCGAAGAACGAGCTCATCGGCCCCGAGGCCTTCGCCGACGGCGCAAGCAATTTCTACGACCGCACCGTCGCCAAGGTGTACAAGAAATACGCCGCGATCCTTGAGAAAAACCACGCGCTGGACTTCGACGACCTCCTGCTCAAGACCGTCGAGCTGATGCGCGACCACAAGCCCGTGCTCGACCAGCTGCGCGACAAGTACCAGTACGTGCTGATCGACGAGTACCAGGACACCAATCACGCGCAGTTCATGATCGCCAACGCCCTGGCGTCGGGCCATCAGAACATGATGGCGACCGGCGACCCGGACCAGTCGATCTACGGCTGGCGCGGCGCGAACATCCGCAACATCCTCGAGTTCGAGGACCATTACCCCGAGGCCAAGACCGTCGCGCTCGAGCAGAACTACCGCTCGACGCCGCAGGTCCTCGCCGCGGCCGATGCGTTGATCCAGAACAACCGCGGCCGAAAGCACAAGCGGCTGTGGACCGACAACGCCCAGGGCGAGCCCGTCCAGATCGTCACCTACCACGACGAACGCGGCGAGGCGCACGGCGTGGCCGAGACCTTCCGCGAATTGAACGAAAACGGCAACATCGCCTGGGGGCAGATGGCGGTGTTCTACCGCATCAACTCGCTGTCGCGTGTAATGGAGGACGCGCTTCGCGACGCAGGCATCCCGTACCAGATCGCGCGGGGCACGGCCTTCTACGACCGCAAAGAGATCAAAGACGCCGTCGCCTACCTCCGCGCGATCGCGAACCCGGCGGATGAGGTCAACCTGCTGCGGATCATCAACACCCCGGCCCGCGGGATCAGCGCAACGACCGTCAAGGCGATGCAGGCATTTTCGCTCGCCGAGAACACGCCGATGGACGAAGTCCTCGCGAACCCAATGGCGCTGACGGCCGTGAACACCCGGGCGCAGAACAGCGTCGCGAAGTTCGACAAGGTGTTGCAGGGCTGGCGCGACGCCCTCCAAGAGAGTGGACCCGACGAAGCCAAGCCCGAGTCCGAAGCGGCGCAGACGCCCGTCACGATCAGCAACGAGGAATCCTCCTTCCGCTTCTTCGTCGAGCGTGTCCTGCGCGAGAGCGGTCTCGAAGATTTCTACCGTAATGACAAGTCCGACCCGGATCAGGAACGCCTCGCCAACCTCGGCGAGCTCGTGACCTCGGCCCAGCAGTTCGAGCAGGAGCTCGTCGCCGAGGTGCAGGCCGACTCGGACGGGCGGGTGATGCACGTGCCGCTGCACGACAAGCTGCTGGGCTACCTCGAACGCGTCGCGCTCGTGTCGGATGTCGATGCGGTCAACTCCGAGATGGGGTCGGTGACGCTGATGACGCTGCATGCCGCGAAGGGGCTCGAGTTCCCGGCCGTCGCGATGATCGGGTTCGAGGACGGGCTGCTCCCCCACCAGCGGGCGAACAACGACGACAAGGAGCTCGAAGAAGAACGCCGGCTCGCGTTCGTTGGCATCACCCGAGCGGAGAAGCGGCTGTACCTCAGCCACGCAAGGTCACGCACCGTGTTCGGCATCCCGCAGTCGACGATGCGTAGCCGATTCCTCGATGAGCTGCCGCGCGACGTGGTCGAGGAGGTCGACAGCGCCGACGACCGCGACCCGTTCGGCGACGACTACAGCGATCAGCCCCCGCGCTCGGTCGCGGCGAAGCAGGCGTCGCTGTTCCCCAAGGGTTCCAAAGTCCGCCACGCCCAGTTCGGCATCGGCGAGGTGCTCGACGTCGCGGCGATGGGCTCGATCAGCCGGGCGACCGTGCGGTTCAACACGCACGGCCGAAAGACGCTGATCCTGCAGTACGCCAACCTCGAACGGCTTGATGGCGCGACGGGGGAGGTGATCACCGACGATGGGGATGAGGATTTGCCGTTTTAG
- a CDS encoding LON peptidase substrate-binding domain-containing protein, with protein MMPISIRTDRAPTPSPPAMSFTLTIDFNKPLALFPLNQCVLLPHTTAPLHIFEERYRAMTRDALDSAGLIAMAVFDGDDFKDDYEGRPPIRDHLCVGYIVQHDRFPDGRYNILLQGVARAKLREEVEPGAGGYRRAMLKPTERSAMEIDLDAQRQALEVLLEDDALQQLAGVTAVQNWATPELPTAALTDLAWNTLSRDREERYGVLAEPCPIRRADRLISMLRQTRRTLQIAQRMGPCTGEHGLGLN; from the coding sequence ATGATGCCAATATCCATCCGCACCGACCGCGCCCCTACCCCCAGCCCGCCCGCCATGTCGTTCACCCTCACCATCGACTTCAACAAGCCCCTCGCGCTGTTCCCGCTGAACCAGTGCGTGCTGCTGCCTCACACGACCGCGCCGCTGCACATCTTCGAGGAGCGTTACCGCGCGATGACGCGCGATGCGCTCGACAGCGCCGGGCTCATCGCGATGGCGGTGTTCGACGGCGACGACTTCAAAGACGACTACGAGGGCCGGCCCCCCATCCGCGACCACCTCTGCGTCGGCTACATCGTCCAGCACGACCGCTTCCCCGACGGCCGATACAACATCTTGCTCCAGGGCGTCGCCCGCGCCAAGCTCCGCGAAGAGGTCGAGCCGGGCGCGGGTGGCTACCGCCGCGCGATGCTCAAGCCCACCGAACGAAGCGCGATGGAGATCGACCTCGATGCGCAGCGGCAGGCGCTTGAAGTGCTGCTCGAAGATGATGCGCTCCAGCAGTTGGCCGGGGTGACTGCTGTACAGAACTGGGCGACGCCCGAGCTGCCGACTGCGGCGCTGACGGACTTGGCGTGGAACACCCTGAGCCGGGACCGCGAGGAGCGCTACGGCGTCCTGGCCGAGCCTTGCCCCATCCGCCGCGCGGACCGGCTGATCTCGATGCTGCGGCAGACCCGCCGGACCCTCCAGATCGCCCAGCGGATGGGACCGTGTACGGGCGAGCATGGGCTGGGGCTGAACTAA
- a CDS encoding aldo/keto reductase has product MDPQPLARTGLAVTPIGFGAFKIGRDLGTKYPGRYRMPDEDKAITIIHEMLDLGLNYIDTAPAYGLSEERVGLALSRKRHDNLVVSTKVGETFRVIDGGPHSEYRYDDASIRTSIDRSRKRLGRDTLDIVFIHSHGDDRHILNETDAVETLCALRDAGTVRAIGLSGKTAAGFAQSFDWADVAMVEYSPAAPELADTIALAHEQGVGVIVKKALGSGHLPADEALRFVFAHPGVGAAVVGTLNAAHMQANIEAVAGG; this is encoded by the coding sequence ATGGACCCGCAACCCCTAGCCCGCACCGGCCTCGCTGTCACGCCGATCGGTTTTGGCGCGTTCAAGATCGGCCGCGACCTCGGGACCAAGTACCCCGGCCGCTACCGTATGCCCGACGAGGACAAGGCCATCACGATCATCCACGAGATGCTCGACTTGGGGCTGAACTACATCGACACCGCCCCGGCGTATGGGCTCAGTGAAGAACGTGTCGGGCTCGCGCTAAGCCGTAAGCGGCATGACAACCTCGTGGTCTCCACCAAAGTCGGCGAGACGTTTCGCGTCATTGATGGCGGGCCGCACTCCGAGTACCGCTACGACGACGCATCCATCCGCACAAGCATCGACCGCAGCCGAAAACGCCTGGGCCGGGACACGCTCGACATCGTGTTCATCCACAGCCACGGCGACGACCGGCACATCCTCAACGAGACCGACGCCGTCGAAACGCTTTGCGCCTTGCGCGACGCCGGCACGGTCCGCGCGATCGGGCTCTCGGGCAAAACGGCTGCGGGCTTCGCGCAGTCGTTCGACTGGGCGGATGTCGCGATGGTCGAGTACAGCCCCGCCGCGCCTGAACTCGCCGACACGATCGCGCTCGCGCATGAGCAAGGCGTCGGCGTCATCGTCAAAAAAGCGCTGGGCTCGGGCCACCTCCCCGCCGACGAGGCCCTGCGCTTCGTCTTCGCCCATCCCGGTGTCGGCGCGGCCGTCGTCGGCACCCTCAACGCGGCGCACATGCAGGCCAACATCGAGGCGGTGGCGGGTGGGTGA
- a CDS encoding FAD-dependent oxidoreductase, with protein MTDTPPPNTPHDTAGLAVDVAIFGGGVAGLWLLDELVRAGYHAILIEKHALGQGQTVCAQGIIHSGLKYTLKGGMTGSAQAIKEMPALWRRCLAGQAQPDLRGTRIRSEHCLLWRTQSLSSKLGMVGARAGLKVKPIKLTGDDVPEALRACPGGVFRLDEQVIAPESALAMLLQHHGSRCIQADVEEFKVQDGTVRSFELHSVRVRPAHVVLTAGAGNAQLRAAIGLPNGTMQRRPLHMVMMRSPTLPLLQGHCVDGAKTRATITSDRDAEGRVVWQVGGQISEDGVCMERDELLAFAKREVAAVLPGLDLADVEWASYRVDRAEQQMPGNKRPEHCAVLEDGNVLTCWPTKLALAPILAADIIGRLNPPATDGTGVSPVTGTDAFAKMPHPTVAPPPWETTDTWTRNP; from the coding sequence GTGACCGACACCCCACCCCCCAACACCCCGCACGACACCGCCGGCCTCGCGGTCGACGTCGCCATCTTCGGCGGCGGCGTCGCCGGGCTCTGGCTCCTCGACGAACTCGTCCGTGCGGGCTACCACGCTATCCTCATCGAGAAGCACGCGCTGGGCCAGGGCCAAACCGTCTGCGCCCAGGGCATCATCCACAGCGGGCTCAAGTACACCCTCAAAGGCGGCATGACCGGCTCGGCGCAGGCCATCAAAGAGATGCCCGCGCTCTGGCGGCGCTGCCTCGCGGGCCAGGCCCAGCCCGACCTCCGCGGCACGCGCATCCGCAGCGAGCACTGCCTGCTCTGGCGCACGCAGTCGCTGTCCTCCAAGCTCGGCATGGTCGGCGCACGGGCCGGGCTCAAAGTCAAACCCATCAAGCTCACCGGCGACGATGTCCCCGAAGCCCTACGCGCCTGCCCGGGCGGCGTGTTCCGGCTCGACGAGCAGGTCATCGCCCCCGAAAGCGCCCTGGCCATGCTGCTTCAGCACCACGGGAGCCGCTGCATCCAAGCGGATGTCGAAGAGTTCAAGGTGCAAGACGGCACGGTCCGCTCCTTCGAACTCCACAGTGTTCGTGTACGCCCCGCGCACGTCGTCCTCACCGCCGGGGCCGGCAACGCGCAACTGCGCGCCGCGATCGGTCTACCCAACGGCACGATGCAGCGCCGGCCGCTGCACATGGTCATGATGCGCTCGCCGACGCTACCGCTCCTGCAAGGCCACTGCGTCGACGGCGCGAAGACCCGCGCGACGATCACGTCCGACCGCGACGCCGAGGGCCGAGTCGTCTGGCAGGTCGGCGGACAGATCTCCGAGGACGGCGTCTGCATGGAGCGCGACGAGCTGCTCGCGTTCGCCAAGCGCGAGGTCGCGGCCGTCCTCCCGGGGCTCGACCTTGCCGATGTCGAGTGGGCGAGCTACCGCGTCGACCGGGCCGAGCAACAAATGCCCGGCAACAAGCGCCCCGAGCACTGCGCCGTACTCGAAGACGGCAACGTCCTCACCTGCTGGCCGACCAAGCTCGCGCTTGCGCCGATCCTCGCGGCGGATATCATCGGCCGGCTGAATCCACCAGCCACCGATGGTACGGGCGTCTCGCCCGTGACCGGCACGGACGCCTTCGCCAAGATGCCCCACCCGACCGTGGCCCCTCCGCCGTGGGAGACGACCGACACATGGACCCGCAACCCCTAG